A DNA window from Paenibacillus andongensis contains the following coding sequences:
- a CDS encoding PLP-dependent aminotransferase family protein: MPINSFTDYPMSWKPERNALKRPLYLSLALLLEHDITNGFLAPGTKLPPQRELADFLDVNFTTITRAYKQCELKGLIYAVTGSGTFVSPNAARSITISKDKISNECIDLGFVASFEQTNTTVAEAAKKVMEKRYLEQLFNYNDPTGIPHQKIAALNWMKAFGIHADTENMAIVSGAQNALAITLLALFEPGNRIAVDIYTFSNFIEFSKMFRIKLVPIPGDEHGMLPNELENQCLQLDVHGVFLMPSCSNPTTVMIPEYRKKELAAIIRKHNLILIEDDIHAFLSAGTIEDYGQPMFQLLPEQTVYICSTSKSICSGLRVAYMVFNDAFKYKIIEAIFNINVKTSSLDAEIITELILSGKANAIVAEKKQLAQSANHLFSEIFPQPLPTSHPLSFYRWLPLSGNVNRTESYFLNKGIRVFHSDRFLSGASTHDNYLRIALASTNSLEELKRGLEILKENLGI, encoded by the coding sequence ATGCCGATAAATTCCTTCACTGATTACCCCATGTCGTGGAAACCCGAGAGAAACGCATTGAAACGTCCACTCTATCTTTCGCTCGCCTTATTACTAGAACATGACATTACAAACGGATTTTTAGCTCCCGGTACAAAACTTCCGCCACAAAGGGAGTTGGCCGATTTTTTAGATGTCAATTTTACGACCATTACACGTGCTTACAAACAATGCGAACTTAAAGGCTTAATATATGCTGTTACAGGGAGCGGTACATTTGTTTCACCCAACGCGGCACGCTCTATCACAATTTCAAAAGATAAAATTTCAAATGAATGTATTGATCTCGGCTTTGTTGCATCTTTTGAGCAAACGAATACTACTGTCGCAGAGGCTGCAAAGAAAGTAATGGAGAAACGTTATTTGGAGCAGCTCTTTAATTACAATGATCCTACAGGAATTCCACATCAAAAAATAGCGGCACTAAATTGGATGAAAGCTTTTGGCATCCATGCTGATACAGAAAATATGGCCATTGTTTCAGGAGCACAGAATGCGCTCGCCATTACGTTGTTAGCTCTATTTGAACCAGGAAATCGGATCGCTGTCGACATTTATACCTTCTCAAATTTTATTGAGTTTTCGAAAATGTTTCGAATTAAGTTAGTTCCAATTCCAGGTGACGAGCACGGCATGCTCCCTAATGAGCTTGAAAATCAGTGCCTTCAATTGGATGTACACGGCGTATTTTTGATGCCTTCTTGTTCTAATCCCACTACTGTTATGATTCCAGAATACCGAAAAAAAGAATTGGCTGCTATTATTCGAAAACATAATTTGATTTTAATTGAAGATGATATTCATGCCTTTCTGTCAGCTGGTACAATAGAGGATTATGGTCAACCTATGTTTCAGCTTCTCCCGGAACAAACGGTTTATATTTGTAGTACCTCCAAGTCCATCTGTTCTGGCCTCCGAGTGGCATATATGGTGTTTAACGATGCATTTAAATATAAGATTATTGAGGCCATTTTTAATATTAATGTCAAGACCTCTTCCTTAGATGCCGAGATCATAACCGAGCTGATTTTATCTGGTAAAGCAAATGCCATTGTTGCGGAAAAGAAACAGCTAGCGCAGTCTGCAAACCATTTATTTTCAGAGATTTTCCCACAGCCTCTCCCTACTAGTCATCCACTAAGCTTTTATAGATGGCTTCCCTTATCGGGCAATGTTAATCGAACGGAGAGTTACTTTCTGAACAAAGGGATTCGTGTTTTTCACTCAGATCGCTTCTTAAGTGGGGCAAGTACACATGACAATTATTTGAGAATTGCACTTGCATCTACCAATTCTCTGGAAGAATTAAAAAGAGGATTGGAGATCTTGAAAGAAAATCTCGGAATTTAA